A part of Clarias gariepinus isolate MV-2021 ecotype Netherlands chromosome 14, CGAR_prim_01v2, whole genome shotgun sequence genomic DNA contains:
- the myof gene encoding myoferlin isoform X1 gives MLRVVVESASGLPKKKLGSPDPITSVVFKGETKKTRSINSELNPVWKETLEFDLKGSSLDSSSFIDVIVKDFEALGKDKFIGSAKVNLKDLASGQVKSLSSKGLPLVNESGQNIGATIDLLIGYEPPANTPPNPNDQPDGGAAGTTGADGNEDATDTGGLSSPTQPGQKSLSRTRKQRPLSNKPQDFQIRVRIIEGRQLPGNNIKPVVKIHVCGETHRTRIKRGNNPFFDEIFFYNVHMLPSELFDQHVSIRVYNSSSLRADSLMGEFKVDVGYIYDEPSHCVMRKWLLLNDPDDSSSGAKGYLKVSMFIVGTGDEPPVEKRDPDSDNDDVESNLLLPAGIALRWVTLQLKVFRAEDLPQMDDSITQSLKEAFGGESNKKNLVDPFIEAWFAGKKLCTKIIEQNANPEWNQVLNLQVKFPSMCERIKLTTFDWDRLTRNDAIGTTFLNLTSIASSGGEVEVEDPGNVFPGYTGETGESGVGFLPAFGPSYINLYGSPREFTSLVDPYEDLNFGKGEGAAYRGRILIELSTKLEGKPENDLEAISNDDILVAQKYQRRRKYCLCAVFHSATMIRDPGEPIQFEVSIGNYGNNLDSTCKPLASTTQYSCAVFDGNQYYYLPWADTKPVVAVMSFWEDISHRLDAVNIILHIANRLQDNITDLKTEILAKVPDNKLYEIRTKLLSQLMEDISSFKLPDLEGKPNLTALDIQIKKLRDNTLKNILTSAGHLLQMGANITESLPTIDSWLDRLKQLAEEPQNSMPDVVIWMLRGETRVAYSRIPAHQVLYSVHSEAACGQYCGKTQTICLKYPMDKDKGSKIPVQIRVNMWLGLVAVEKKFNTYAEGTFTVFAELYENQAKMIGKWGTSGLLNRPKFSDITGKVKLKQEYFMPPVGWQWEGDWFVDPEKSLLTEADAGHSEFVEEVYENQTRNPGGEWTAAPYTDVNGENARSPEEINCPNGWKWMDEWTFDEKRAVDERGWEYGITISPDDKPKSWVAAEKTYHVHRRRRKIRPRKKVAAGALAAEKKDTGHPEGWEFSSLIGWKFHQNERSTDSFRRRRWRRKMEPSDSIGASAIFKLEGALGIDREAKADDKGSKSDASNLFGANTPNVSCTFDRSYEYHLRVYVYQARNLLALDQDSFSDPYVHVSFLHMSQTTEIIKSNLSPTWDQTLIFNKVPIFGDPQTIARNPPLVVLEIFDCDQVGKDELLGRSSCLPLVKLNPVMDISPKLLWYPVINKEVAAGQILVSAELILRNKGNETELPLVPPKRGDMLFMVPQGVRPVVQLTMIEILAWGLRNMKTYQLAPVTSPSLVVECGGERIQSAVIRNMKKSPNFPGSVLQLKVLLPKDEMYTPPIVLKVIDHRPFGRKPVVGQCTIDSLEEYRCDPYSTVAEVAMSSKVALMARTSQDLRINMEERPLLETQQEKEKEEIDWWSKFYASIGEHEKCGPYLEKGYDTLKVFNCELENMTEYKGLTDFCNTFKLLRGKTDTGEDDPSVVGEFKGSFKLYPLSDDPAVPLPPQQFRELPDSGPQECIVRIYVIRAVDLQPKDNNGLCDPYIKIALGRKTIDDRDNYIPNTVNPVFGRMFEMSCFLPQDKDLKISLYDFDLLTRDEKVGETVIDLENRLLSRFGSYCGLPQTYCISGPNQWRDQWKPSQILQHHARLKGVPPPRSEDNGNTLSFNGREYQLSNFEANKEIHQHLGPASERIALHVLRTQGLVPEHVETRTLYSTFQPTLPQGSLQMWVDVFPKSLGPPGPPFDITPRKAKKHMLRVIIWNTTNVILDETSITGEKMSDIYVKGWMAGKEEDKQKTDVHYRSLDGDGNFNWRFVFDFDYLPAEQLCLVSKKEHFWSLDKTEFRIPPQLVIQIWDNDKFSLDDYLGTVELNLNNLISPAKIPEKCSLQMLDNVPKTTHKFDKSKSLFAQKTVKGWWPCYIEKDGKKELGGKVEMTLEIVNETEADERPAGKGRDEPNMNPKLNAPNRPETSFFWFTNPCKTLKFIVWRRFKWLFIGLILLLLVLLFLGILLYSLPNYISMKIVQPIK, from the exons ATGCTGCGTGTTGTGGTTGAGTCTGCTTCAGGTCTTCCTAAAAAGAAACTCGGCAGTCCGGACCCCATCACATCTGTGGTGTTTAAAG gtgaAACAAAGAAAACTCGGTCCATCAACAGTGAACTTAATCCTGTCTGGAAAGAG ACACTTGAATTTGACCTTAAGGGTTCCTCTCTTGATTCCTCATCCTTCATTGATGTGATTGTAAAAGACTTTGAGGCTCTTGGAAAAGACAA GTTTATTGGCTCTGCAAAAGTCAACTTAAAAGACCTAGCAAGTGGTCAAGTGAAGTCGCTCTCTTCAAAAGGTTTGCCTTTAGTTAATGAAAGCGGGCAAAATATTGGA GCCACAATCGACCTTTTGATTGGTTATGAACCTCCAGCTAACACTCCTCCAAACCCAAATGATCAACCAGATGGCGGTGCGGCAGGAACCACcg GTGCTGATGGAAATGAAGATGCCACTGATACAGGGGGTTTATCATCTCCCACTCAGCCAGGTCAAAAATCTCTATCACGGACCAGAAAACAGAGGCCTTTATCTAACAAACCGCAGGACTTCCAG ATCCGGGTCCGGATCATCGAAGGTCGGCAGTTGCCTGGAAACAACATAAAGCCTGTTGTGAAAATACATGTTTGTGGAGAAACCCACAGGACTCGCATCAAAAGAGGAAATAACCCCTTCTTTGATGAG ATTTTCTTCTACAACGTCCACATGTTGCCATCAGAGCTTTTCGATCAACACGTCAGCATTCGG GTGTACAACTCCTCATCACTGAGGGCTGACAGTCTTATGGGAGAATTTAAG GTTGATGTTGGTTACATCTACGACGAACCTT CTCACTGTGTCATGAGGAAATGGCTGCTTTTAAATGACCCAGATGACTCAAGCTCTGGGGCAAAGGGTTACCTGAAAGTCAGCATGTTCATCGTTGGGACCGGGGATGAGCCTCCG GTGGAGAAGAGGGACCCAGATAGCGATAATGATGATGTAGAAAGCAACCTTCTGCTACCAGCTGGAATTGCACTGAGATGGGTTACGCTGCAGCTCAAAGTGTTTCGTGCTGAGGACCTCCCTCAAA TGGATGACTCCATCACTCAGTCTTTGAAAGAGGCATTTGGAGGAGAAAGCAATAAAAAGAATCTAGTAGATCCATTCATTGAGGCCTGGTTTGCTGGAAAGAAG ctttgCACAAAAATAATTGAGCAGAATGCAAACCCTGAATGGAATCAGGTTCTTAATCTACAGGTTAAG TTTCCATCTATGTGTGAACGGATTAAACTGACAACATTCGATTG GGATCGCCTCACAAGAAATGATGCCATAGGAACTACATTCTTGAATCTGACCTCAATAGCATCATCTGGTGGTGAAGTTGAAG TGGAGGATCCAGGAAATGTGTTTCCAGGATATACAG GAGAAACTGGGGAGTCTGGCGTTGGCTTTCTGCCTGCATTTGGCCCAAGCTACATTAACCTGTATGGCAGCCCAAGGGAGTTTACAAGTTTAGTTGATCCTTATGAAGACCTTAACTTTGGAAAG GGGGAAGGGGCAGCCTACAGAGGACGCATTCTCATTGAGCTTTCCACTAAGCTTGAAGGAAAGCCGGAGAATGACTTAGAGGCCATATCAAATGATGACATTTTGGTTGCTCAG aAATACCAGCGGAGGAGAAAGTACTGCCTGTGTGCTGTGTTCCACAGTGCCACCATGATCCGAGACCCTGGAGAGCCTATTCAGTTTGAAGTTAGCATTGGCAATTATGGCAACAATCTAGACTCGACATGCAAACCTCTCGCTTCAACCACCCAATACAGCTGTGCCGTGTTTGATG GTAATCAGTACTACTACTTGCCCTGGGCTGACACAAAACCTGTTGTTGCCGTTATGTCATTTTGGGAGGATATCAGTCATCGCTTAGACGCTGTTAACATCATTCTCCACATTGCAAACCGTTTG CAAGACAACATCACTGATCTGAAAACAGAAATACTAGCCAAAGTCCCAGACAATAAACTGTATGAGATTCGGACCAAGCTTTTAAGCCAACTCATGGAGGACATCAGCAG CTTCAAACTCCCAGACCTGGAGGGTAAACCTAACCTCACAGCCCTGGACATCCAGATTAAGAAGCTCAGAGACAACACCTTAAAGAATATCCTGACTTCAGCTGGGCACTTGTTACAGATGGGAGCTAACATAACAGAGAGTTTGCCCACCATTGACAGCTGGCTGGACAGACTTAAACAACTAGCTGAGgag CCCCAGAACAGCATGCCTGATGTTGTTATCTGGATGTTGAGGGGAGAGACACGGGTGGCCTACAGTCGCATTCCAGCTCATCAAGTTCTATATTCGGTGCACAGCGAGGCAGCATGTGGCCAGTACTGTGGAAAAACTCAGACCATCTGTCTAAAG TACCCAATGGATAAAGACAAGGGTTCCAAGATCCCTGTACAAATACGGGTGAATATGTGGCTGGGATTAGTCGCAGTCGAGAAAAAGTTTAATACTTATGCCGAGGGAACATTTACTGTTTTTGCAGAACTG tATGAGAACCAGGCAAAAATGATAGGCAAGTGGGGTACTTCGGGTCTTTTGAATCGCCCGAAGTTCTCCGACATAACCGGAAAAGTGAAGCTAAAGCAGGAGTATTTTATGCCCCCTGTAGGCTGGCAGTGGGAAGGTGACTGGTTTGTGGATCCTGAGAAAAG TTTGCTGACTGAGGCTGATGCAGGACACAGTGAGTTTGTGGAAGAAGTTTATGAGAATCAGACTCGTAATCCTGGAGGAGAGTGGACAGCAGCGCCGTATACAGATGTG AATGGAGAAAACGCTCGTTCCCCAGAAGAGATAAATTGCCCCAATGGATGgaaatggatggatgagtggaCCTTTGATGAAAAAAGGGCAGTGGATGAGAGAG GTTGGGAATATGGCATTACCATTTCTCCTGATGATAAGCCTAAGTCATGGGTGGCAGCTGAGAAAACGTACCATGTCCATCGCCGTAGAAGAAAAATCCGACCACGCAAAAAGGTGGCTGCTGGTGCATTAGCTGCTGAG AAGAAAGATACAGGACATCCAGAAGGTTGGGAGTTTTCTTCTCTCATTGGATGGAAGTTCCATCAAAATGAGCGCTCCACTGATTCGTTCCGTCGCCGCCGCTGGAGAAGGAAGATGGAACCTTCTGACAGCATTGGAGCGTCAGCCATCTTTAAACTAGAGGGGGCACTG GGAATTGATAGAGAAGCAAAAGCGGATGACAAGGGATCAAAATCAGATGCCAGTAACTTGTTTGGAGCCAATACACCTAATGTGTCATGTACTTTTGACC GATCCTATGAATACCACCTACGGGTTTATGTTTACCAGGCCAGAAACCTGCTTGCCTTGGATCAAGACAGTTTCTCAG ATCCATATGTGCATGTGTCATTCTTACACATGAGCCAGACCACAGAAATAATCAAGTCCAACTTGAGCCCGACCTGGGATCAAACTCTTATCTTCAACAAAGTGCCAATCTTTGGAGATCCCCAAACCATTGCTCGCAATCCACCTCTAGTTGTTTTGGAGATATTTGACTGTGACCAAGTG GGCAAAGACGAGCTGTTGGGCAGAAGTAGCTGCCTGCCTTTAGTGAAACTGAACCCAGTCATGGATATATCTCCTAAGCTTCTCTGGTACCCCGTCATAAACAAGGAAGTGGCTGCTGGACAAATCCTGGTTTCTGCTGaacttattttaagaaacaaG GGAAATGAGACTGAACTTCCCCTTGTCCCACCAAAGAGAGGAGACATGCTGTTCATGGTGCCTCAGGGGGTTCGTCCTGTAGTGCAGCTCACTATGATAGAG ATTCTGGCATGGGGGTTGCGCAACATGAAGACCTACCAGTTGGCACCTGTGACCTCCCCGAGCTTGGTGGTGGAGTGTGGAGGCGAGCGGATTCAGTCAGCAGTCATCAGAAACATGAAAAAGAGCCCCAACTTCCCTGGAAGTGTTCTACAGTTGAAAGTG CTCTTGCCCAAGGACGAGATGTACACACCTCCAATTGTGCTGAAAGTTATTGATCATAGGCCATTTGGGAGGAAGCCTGTAGTAGGTCAGTGCACTATTGACTCACTGGAAGAGTACAGATGTGACCCGTATAGCACTGTGGCTGAAGTGGCTATGTCATCGAAAG TGGCTTTGATGGCAAGGACTTCCCAGGATCTGCGCATCAACATGGAGGAAAGGCCTCTTCTTGAAACACAG CAAGAGAAG GAGAAAGAGGAGATTGATTGGTGGAGTAAGTTTTATGCTTCAATTGGAGAACATGAGAAATGTGGCCCATACCTTGAGAAAGGATATGACACCCTTAAG GTCTTCAACTGTGAACTTGAAAACATGACTGAATATAAGGGGTTGACTGATTTCTGTAACACTTTCAAACTCTTGCGTGGAAAGACAGACACCGGTGAGGACGATCCCTCTGTGGTCGGGGAGTTTAAG ggaTCCTTCAAGCTCTACCCGCTCTCAGATGACCCGGCCGTACCCTTACCTCCACAGCAGTTCAGAGAACTTCCTGACAGTGGCCCTCAGGAGTGTATCGTCAGGATCTACGTGATCAGAGCAGTTGACCTGCAACCCAAAGACAACAATGGTTTA tgTGATCCATACATTAAGATCGCACTAGGAAGGAAGACCATTGATGATAGAGACAATTACATACCGAATACTGTGAACCCAGTGTTTGgaag aatgtttgaaatgtcATGCTTCTTGCCACAAGACAAAGATCTGAAGATCTCCCTTTATGACTTTGATCTTCTTACTCGCGATGAGAAAGTAGGCGAGACAGTGATTGACCTGGAGAATCGGTTACTTTCTCGCTTCGGATCTTACTGTGGTCTGCCACAGACTTATTGCAT ATCTGGGCCAAATCAGTGGAGAGATCAGTGGAAGCCATCACAGATTCTTCAGCACCATGCACGTCTGAAGGGCGTGCCTCCTCCTAGATCTGAGGACAACGGGAACACCTTAAGTTTTAATGGCCGGGAATATCAGCTCTCTAACTTTG AGGCTAACAAAGAAATTCATCAACACCTGGGCCCAGCGAGTGAGCGGATCGCACTGCATGTTCTTAGAACACAAGGCCTCGTTCCAGAGCATGTGGAAACCAGAACACTTTACAGCACCTTCCAGCCCACGCTGCCGCAG GGAAGTCTTCAAATGTGGGTCGATGTTTTCCCCAAAAGTCTTGGACCTCCTGGACCTCCTTTTGATATTACCCCACGCAAGGCcaaaaa ACATATGTTGCGTGTCATCATTTGGAACACCACAAATGTCATTTTGGATGAAACCAGCATCACTGGAGAGAAAATGAGTGACATATATGTAAAAGG GTGGATGGCGGGAAAAGAAGAGGACAAGCAAAAGACTGATGTTCATTACAGATCTCTTGATGGTGATGGAAATTTCAACTGGAGATTTGTCTTTGACTTTGATTACCTTCCTGCTGAGCAACTGTGTCTGGTTTCTAAAAAG GAACACTTTTGGAGTCTTGACAAAACAGAATTCCGAATTCCACCTCAGCTGGTCATTCAGATATGGGACAATGATAAATTCTCGCTGGATGATTATCTTG GCACAGTTGAACTGAATCTGAACAACCTCATCTCCCCCGCTAAAATACCTGAGAAGTGCAGCCTGCAAATGCTGGATAATGTGCCTAAAACAACTCATAAGTTTGACAAGTCCAAGTCTCTTTTCGCCCAGAAGACAGTCAAAGGATGGTGGCCCTGCTACATTGAAAAAGACGGAAAGAAGGAGCTCGGT